Genomic DNA from Phyllopteryx taeniolatus isolate TA_2022b chromosome 10, UOR_Ptae_1.2, whole genome shotgun sequence:
CTGAATCAAGTTTGCGTAAAGGaagaagatggaatagtccagGGGTCACGACCTTTTCGGAACCTCTTGGGTACCGGTTtatgcgaagggctaccagtttgatagcCACTTCTGAAATCACATATTAGCTCTgattacatttaattatatCTTCGTATTGCTATATATTACTATCAACAATTAAATATGATCATTTATGCGAAGATACCGATCACGTTTATGATTGTTCACAATAATTAGGAAACTGCTAAATAGCCCGTGGGCACcacgttggtgacccctggaATAGTCCATTGTATGAGAAGGGGGCACTCGAAACAATGGTGGTTGATTATGCATTTTtacgtttttcttcttcttcaaaatacctataataaataattgtttgatGGACCGGCTTCAGATTTTCAAAGTATGTCAAATTTGCCCTTTGCATCTTTCAATTTTCCCGTATGCGGCCAAAAACCAAACACAACGTTATCCAACCTGCTTCCTGTGGACTCTGAGGAGAAGGCGACTCGTGGGACAGAGTGGTCCAGCTGGAGTCTTCGTCCTCCGACGGAGTGTCAGGGGTCAAATCCATTCTTAAACTCACTTTAGGGAGCCCGCGCTCGGGTCGGGGATCGAGCACGGCGGGGGGTTCCCGGTTCCTTGTAGGGGTGTTCCTCTCACTGGCCCTAGGCTGCTTCGGGGAGGATGGCGGGTACTGTTGCAGGAACTGGTTCTCGTTGTTGGGGTGCAGTTCCACCTTGATCACTCTGGGCTGGGAGCTCCGAGGAGGCTTTGCGGGACTTCTGGGACTCCCCTGAACCTGGACGCAGTGCTCCTCTCTGATGTGGGCTGTAGCCTGGAGCTTTTCCGGGACCCACTCTGGGCTGTCGGAGGACGAAGAAGAGGACGAGCGAAGCGGGGCTTCCACCACGACGGGCAACAGAGGCGGCCTTGCCGTTGGTAGTcggtcttcctcctcttcctcttctttcacCACTGGCACGGCCTCTCTCTCTTGGTCTTCCTGGCAGGAGCGTTTGCCGCTGGGCTTCTCTTCCTTCTGGCTCTCCCTCTCCTTGACCGGGCTGGCCTGCTCTTTCTCCGGGAAAGACAGCTGCATCTTCTCTTCCTTGTTCTCCTTGTTTCCCCAGCTCAGGTCCCAGCCCTTGTCGTGGTACTCCAAGAAGCTTTTTGTCCGTCTTCGGAACGGGGGCGGCTGGGAGTTGTCGTTCTCCGACTCGGGCCAGTTAGAGTTGTCCGCGGGGTCGTTGTGGATTTTGCCCTCGGTGTTGGCTCTGCTCAGCTCCAGCTGCTGACTCTCAGCACGTCTCTGCATATTGGCTCCATTCTTGGCCAGTTTCGGGTTGGTCGCATTAGAGAGTGAcgagggggaggaagaggagtagAGGGCAGAACTGGATGAGGACTTCGTGGGAAGGCCCCTGCCCCGGCTCGCAGTCTGATTCTTGGATGACAAGTTGTCACTTATGCCCGTCACGCTGCGCACGCTGGTCATTGTGCGTCTCTGACGGCTCTTGGGCAAGGTGGCCGAACCCGCGCCCTCCGTGCCGACCGACTCCTTGATGGCGTCGCGCCCGAGCAGCTGGTTGTAAGAGGAGCGCAGGCTGAGCGAGGTGGGgggtgcggccgaggggccgcTGCGGCTGGCCACGCCCACATTGGAGGGGGAGGAGCCGGAGCGGGAGAGGGGAGGGGTTTGTACCGACATCATGGCTGACGGGAAAAACGCTTCACCGAATGGCCTGTTGGAAAAGGACACACAGAGGCGACTAAATAGTCGTACAGAACACCAGAAACATCAGAAATTGCCTATGAATGCtgaactgaaatgaaaatgagctGACCCTGTCAAGCGAATTGGAAATCTTAGCAAATATGGCCGACACTATATGTGATTCTGAATgctattctgattctgaaaggaaAGTCGCCAGATTGCGGAATTCTCAGGTGCCGAAGCGCGAGTATGCGGGCATCCGCTGTATTTACGGGAAACCGCGGTGTTGTAGAGCCACTGACTCCAGCTCATGACGTTACTCgttaggccacgcccctttcaggcacacatcaacacacaaatactacagtacgtgtgtgtgagagccGATTGGCCTTAATTACACAAACCAGGTTCTTTGTTATTTCAAGGGGAAATATTGATTTGCTATATGACTAAATTAAGTCACAAGAATTCAACTTAAGTCAAGGCGCCACCGCACACCTAATGTCGTGTCTGTCGACCGCATCATGCCCGTGGAAAGCTGACAATATTCACGCAACGCTTATGTGAAAATATCATTTCAGACATTTTAGAAGCATGGAAAACACGCACGTAGCAGATTTGAAAGCCAGACAAGATCGTGGGAATCGGAGCTGAGAATCCCCGAACTGTGCACTTTGTCCATGCGGGGCCCTCCTCTCATCCGGGTGTCCGGTCACGGGTGCAGACCGCAACACTCCATTTGCGCTGACACACGACAGGTACCCGCACCGAAGCATCCGCTCGGGTCAGCGCTTCAGCTTGTCTTTCATCCGTCCTCCGTCGCTCCCGTGACAACAAACGCGTCACGACACTGCTAACCTCGGCCGGCccatatcaatgacaaaacCCACGGCGTCGACAATCCCCCCGCGTAGGGCCCCTTGGTGGCTAGCTGGGGGCATCAACGCAATGACGCGTCGGGATTCAGGAATCCCCCTAATGGTGCCCCCCACTAGCGGGCTTGATTGTCACACAcgttccttttcttcttttttttttttcttaaacttgGTCTGCTATATAAATGATGTCATAAAAGATATCGTTGCTCGGCCATCGTCCTGTCTTCCCCCCCCTCCTGGTTCTAGCCCTGAAAGGCTGCCATTTTGACATTGTCTGTTCACCATATGCGGTTCATATTCGCCGCACCCGTCTGCTGTCTTTCCGCGAAAACAATGCGTGCCTTAATGAAGTCCAACGAAGTGGAGTGGAGAGGCGAGGACGATAGTTCCGAGAGGGAGGAAGTGAAGAGCATGACAAGGCAGTTTGCTGGACGGCGGGCAGTCGATAGCTCAGCCGCTGGCccccagagagagagaaacagaggTCACTCGTGCTGGATGACCCCCCCCCACGCCGGCCTCCCCCACCAGAGAGAAACAGAGGTCACTCGACCAGGACGAAAGCAACAAGTACCGGCAGAAAAAGCACCATTTGGCTGCTCCTTTTTGGCTCGTGCCGCAAATGCAACATTGTGCCGATGTCTCACGTCGCCAAAGCCGACGTGAACTTCAGGTGACTTCAGATGACACAAAACAGCGGCGCAAAATACAGAAACGTGATGTTGACGCGCAAGCTACAGTTGTCAAGAGACTAAATGTAACTTTAGACGGAGTCAATGGG
This window encodes:
- the LOC133484581 gene encoding amyloid beta precursor protein binding family B member 2-like isoform X3, producing the protein MMSVQTPPLSRSGSSPSNVGVASRSGPSAAPPTSLSLRSSYNQLLGRDAIKESVGTEGAGSATLPKSRQRRTMTSVRSVTGISDNLSSKNQTASRGRGLPTKSSSSSALYSSSSPSSLSNATNPKLAKNGANMQRRAESQQLELSRANTEGKIHNDPADNSNWPESENDNSQPPPFRRRTKSFLEYHDKGWDLSWGNKENKEEKMQLSFPEKEQASPVKERESQKEEKPSGKRSCQEDQEREAVPVVKEEEEEEDRLPTARPPLLPVVVEAPLRSSSSSSSDSPEWVPEKLQATAHIREEHCVQVQGSPRSPAKPPRSSQPRVIKVELHPNNENQFLQQYPPSSPKQPRASERNTPTRNREPPAVLDPRPERGLPKVSLRMDLTPDTPSEDEDSSWTTLSHESPSPQSPQEADVWCEGDLPPGWRQISDSSEVYFWHVPTGTTQYHRPVACGQTENKPQQETRDSLKPPDERPSSLISDSSVEPVPSPNSLSPSPSNDVTPPAPNLNSATCTLNELKDYPIYPDPSLKAFEGATLRYASLKLNPAAPLETVDLDNTSADPEAMSFPVRSLGWVEMSEQDLCEGRSSVAVHHCIRQLSYCRKDIRDSAGVWGEGKGMLLVLRERTLNLVDPDDQSLLHSQPISSIRVWGVGRDHDSPLSASLSCHWLLSSASSSSCFSRRCASLPLFAAFCKAGKRERYLQLEGGVAGADSEPGDASLLTLSQSSDGGAVIVLGRGAPGEAERRGESISVEGRATRQLDRNVSEAEELMRRGTRL